The following proteins come from a genomic window of Lolium rigidum isolate FL_2022 chromosome 5, APGP_CSIRO_Lrig_0.1, whole genome shotgun sequence:
- the LOC124658310 gene encoding mavicyanin-like encodes MASSSAALVMLLVASCAAMAAATSYTVGDGKGWVIGVDYSGWTSGKSFAVGDKLVFTYTSKAHTVTEVSQSDYSSCSGSNALANDDSGATTVTLNTPGTHYYICNIPGHCAGGMKVAVTVGGGGSSGSGSSSGGGSITPSGAALQVPAMGAVVAAAAGALIKVALF; translated from the exons ATGGCGTCGTCCTCTGCAGCGCTTGTCATGCTGCTCGTCGCGAGCTGCGCCGCAATGGCTGCGGCCACGTCGTACACCGTCGGCGACGGGAAGGGCTGGGTGATCGGCGTCGACTACTCCGGCTGGACCAGCGGCAAGTCGTTCGCCGTCGGCGACAAACTAG TGTTCACCTACACGAGCAAGGCGCACACGGTGACGGAGGTGAGCCAGAGCGATTACTCGTCCTGCTCCGGGAGCAACGCGCTGGCCAACGACGACAGCGGCGCGACCACCGTCACGCTCAACACCCCCGGCACGCACTACTACATCTGCAACATCCCCGGCCACTGCGCCGGCGGCATGAAGGTCGCCGTCACCGTCGGCGGGGGCGGCTCGTCCGGCTCGGGATCGTCCTCGGGAGGAGGCAGCATCACCCCGTCCGGCGCCGCCCTGCAGGTTCCGGCCATgggcgccgtcgtcgccgcggcGGCCGGGGCTTTGATCAAGGTCGCGTTGTTCTGA